The following proteins come from a genomic window of Falco rusticolus isolate bFalRus1 chromosome 9, bFalRus1.pri, whole genome shotgun sequence:
- the SLC31A2 gene encoding probable low affinity copper uptake protein 2: MQMSFYFSDTAVLLFDFWSVHTPTGMALSVLVILLLSMLYEAVKMGKAVLLRRALLALPHSLSREALVEPEEEEDTGLTQGRWFQYHVGQTLFHVVQVVLGYMVMLAVMSYNTWIFLGAIAGSTLGYFLVYPLLGRG; encoded by the exons ATGTCCTTCTACTTCTCGgacacagcagtgctgctgtttgacTTCTGGAGTGTCCACACCCCCACAG GGATGGCACTCTCAGTGCTGGTGATCCTGCTGCTGTCGATGCTTTACGAAGCCGTCAAGATGGGTAAGGCCGTGCTGCTGCGGCGGGcgctgctggctctgccccacagcctcAGCCGAGAGGCACTGGTGGagccggaggaggaggaggacactGGCCTCACACAGGGCAG GTGGTTTCAGTACCACGTCGGCCAGACGCTGTTCCACGTGGTGCAGGTGGTGCTGGGCTACATGGTGATGCTGGCCGTCATGTCCTACAACACCTGGATCTTTCTGGGGGCCATTGCGGGCTCCACACTGGGCTATTTCCTGGTGTACCCCCTGCTCGGTCGGGGGTAG